In the Ranitomeya imitator isolate aRanImi1 chromosome 2, aRanImi1.pri, whole genome shotgun sequence genome, TAACCTTTTTTGTATAAAGcagattgtttttgtttttttgagacTAATGTTGAATTCTTTCTTCTATTATAGACTTTGATGACTCTGATAAGATTTCCATACCAGACTCCGAACTGCTCTGTGACCCTGAAGGAGAACAAATGTGTCCCAACCTTCTCAAAAAGATAAAGCGAAGCCTGAACAATGTAAACGTTAATTCTCTGAGATGTTCCAAATTCCTCCTCCCTGATGATCTTCTTTGCCATTTGGGTCAAGAACTGATGCACCTGGCCTACACGGAGCCTTGCGGTCTCAGGGGTGCTTTTGTTGAGGTTTGTGTGGAGCAGGGCAAGAAGTGCCACACGGTGGCAGAGCTAGAAGTGGATCCGTCTGTGGTACCCACTTTCCACATCACCATCCTGCTTAAACTTGACTCTAGGTTATGGCCTAGAATCCAAGGTCTTTTTAGCACTAAACCGGTCCCTGGGTCTGGGCTGTCGATGAAACTCAGCCCTGGGTTTAAGGTTGTAAAAAAGAAACTGTACAGTTCTGAAGAACTTGTAATTGAAGAATGTTAATAttttatgtagaaaaaaaaaatgaatgaaatgtcTGTAACATGGGCCACTGCAATCACATGAAGGCTTAAAGGGGTATTTTGCCATTGCTGACTGAGGGAACCTTTTTTAGGTTAATGTTTCCAAAACATTTTGTTTTGTTGACCCCTGTGTTGCCAGATTACTGCCATTTTCCTGTCTTGTCTGGCTGCCTATGGGCTCACATTTCCACTGCCAAGTTTAGTCGACAATATTTCCATTGCATGAATTTCTGCACTAATAATGAAATGATCATGTACATGGTGAAGTTTTATTATAACTTCTTGTATCATCTTCTTATTTTTTCCTATGGGGTTTAGAGCACCTAGCTGTGACTGTACATTTGCAGTGTATGCACACAAGCATTGAAGGTTAGCATTAAGTGCACTGGGAGAAATGcaattatcttttatttttttattttctatattcTTTGGCAGCTGGTCTGCACTAAACGTGGTTTAGCTCTACCTCTCATAGAGGATGACTTCTCAAAACTGAAAAGTACAGTTTAGTTTTGGGACCAAGGTTGTATTTCCTTTTTGCTCCTCTCACTACTGATTCATTGGCAGCTAGAAGAGGTTCTGTTACGTAGCTCTACTGCAGTAAAGAGTATGTG is a window encoding:
- the DDIT4 gene encoding DNA damage-inducible transcript 4 protein, producing the protein MPARGGIIYSMPRALPSPILEEPQDLWHGKCVDLSDRCSSLPNSDCESLSSSGSFSECDFDDSDKISIPDSELLCDPEGEQMCPNLLKKIKRSLNNVNVNSLRCSKFLLPDDLLCHLGQELMHLAYTEPCGLRGAFVEVCVEQGKKCHTVAELEVDPSVVPTFHITILLKLDSRLWPRIQGLFSTKPVPGSGLSMKLSPGFKVVKKKLYSSEELVIEEC